A DNA window from uncultured Methanoregula sp. contains the following coding sequences:
- a CDS encoding SDR family NAD(P)-dependent oxidoreductase produces the protein MFEDLKGKNVLVTGASSGIGECTVQLFSRYGSRVGIHYHSNKISAENISRTIRSRGNDAFTLEANLMDPEEASALIHTFIDSAGGIDILVNNAGGPVGNQDFLEMDVSSWNQTLALNLVSPFFLAREAFSFMKSHGGGKIINISSISAKYGGSSKSIHYGAAKSGLEAVTKTLAREGAPHHILVNAIRPGVIDTPAHQKMGRKNLDDRIKHIPLQQAGKPRDIAQLCVFLGSSCGDYITGQVYDVAGGD, from the coding sequence ATGTTCGAAGATCTGAAGGGGAAGAATGTCCTGGTCACCGGCGCAAGTTCCGGTATTGGTGAATGTACGGTACAGTTATTCTCCAGGTATGGATCCCGGGTCGGGATCCACTATCACTCAAATAAGATCTCGGCAGAAAACATTTCCCGGACGATCCGCAGCAGGGGTAACGATGCCTTCACCCTTGAGGCGAACCTCATGGACCCGGAAGAGGCATCAGCCCTGATTCACACGTTTATAGATTCTGCCGGCGGAATTGACATTCTGGTCAATAATGCTGGAGGGCCGGTTGGAAACCAGGATTTTTTGGAGATGGATGTATCCTCGTGGAACCAGACTCTGGCCCTCAACCTTGTCTCCCCGTTTTTCCTTGCGCGGGAAGCTTTCTCTTTCATGAAGAGCCATGGCGGGGGAAAGATCATAAACATAAGTTCAATCTCGGCAAAATACGGGGGCTCTTCCAAGTCGATCCACTATGGGGCTGCAAAAAGTGGACTTGAGGCGGTTACAAAAACGCTGGCCCGCGAAGGTGCCCCGCACCATATTCTTGTTAATGCAATCAGACCCGGTGTAATCGATACACCGGCTCACCAGAAGATGGGAAGAAAAAACCTCGATGACCGGATTAAACATATCCCGCTTCAGCAGGCGGGAAAACCCCGCGACATCGCGCAATTATGTGTGTTTCTGGGATCCTCCTGCGGGGATTACATCACGGGCCAGGTATACGATGTCGCCGGGGGAGATTGA
- a CDS encoding HAD-IA family hydrolase: MYNTIILDFDGVILESVSVKTDAFRELFSFTPEHVETIVEFHKKNGGMSRFDKFRYIYREFLHEELMDTEMQALSGRFSRLVFDKVISAPFVPGAEEFLNRYSGEKNLYVVSATPQEELEDIIQQRGIRHFFKKIYGSPQKKADHIRTILSDEATGPESVVFIGDAVNDWKAAREAGIPFIARLTQESRGDFLDLPGIDGKITDLFGLIDYVGGMECSRNYRTP, from the coding sequence ATGTACAATACAATAATCCTGGATTTTGATGGCGTGATCCTAGAATCGGTCTCTGTGAAAACAGATGCATTCCGGGAGTTATTCTCGTTCACACCGGAACATGTTGAGACGATTGTTGAGTTCCATAAAAAAAATGGCGGGATGTCGCGGTTTGACAAGTTCCGGTATATTTACCGGGAATTTTTACACGAGGAACTTATGGATACAGAGATGCAGGCACTCTCCGGCAGGTTTTCCCGGCTTGTCTTTGATAAGGTTATTTCTGCCCCGTTCGTCCCCGGTGCGGAGGAATTTCTCAACCGGTATTCCGGGGAAAAAAACCTGTACGTGGTCTCCGCCACCCCGCAGGAGGAGCTTGAGGATATCATTCAACAGCGCGGGATTCGTCATTTTTTTAAAAAAATATACGGATCTCCCCAGAAAAAAGCGGATCACATCAGGACTATCCTCTCGGATGAGGCGACAGGTCCGGAATCAGTGGTTTTCATCGGGGACGCGGTCAATGACTGGAAAGCTGCCCGCGAGGCGGGGATCCCGTTTATCGCCCGCCTCACACAGGAATCACGCGGGGATTTTCTTGATCTGCCGGGAATTGACGGGAAAATTACCGATCTCTTCGGCCTGATCGACTATGTTGGAGGAATGGAATGTTCCAGAAATTATCGTACCCCCTGA
- a CDS encoding cyclase family protein, with product MFQKLSYPLTTKSPLYPSTSPVTIRPVRSLQNGDSANTSEISLSSHSGTHIDVPLHFCPSGPSVEDLLKDENKYFPSYCLEIPKEGNACISPEDFLSFNIRFSDATVILIKTGWSRHRKSDPELYTRQNPWVHEAVPEFLRKNFPHLQIFGIDTISISNHQYREHGRACHRSFLCEDPPILLIEDMDLLMLNTVNNPFKMRIIPWLMDTIDGVPVMVWAEW from the coding sequence ATGTTCCAGAAATTATCGTACCCCCTGACAACGAAATCGCCGCTGTATCCGTCGACTTCCCCGGTCACTATCAGACCAGTACGATCCCTCCAGAACGGGGACAGTGCAAATACGTCTGAAATTTCACTATCCAGCCACTCTGGCACCCATATCGATGTGCCGCTGCATTTTTGTCCGAGTGGTCCATCCGTTGAGGATCTGCTCAAAGATGAGAACAAATATTTTCCGTCTTATTGTCTTGAAATCCCGAAAGAAGGCAATGCATGTATTTCCCCGGAGGATTTTTTATCATTCAACATCCGGTTTTCCGATGCTACTGTGATATTGATAAAAACCGGGTGGTCCCGGCATCGCAAAAGTGACCCGGAGTTATATACCCGACAAAATCCCTGGGTACATGAAGCAGTACCGGAATTTCTCCGAAAAAATTTTCCCCACCTTCAGATATTTGGTATTGATACGATATCCATCTCGAATCATCAGTACCGGGAACATGGACGGGCATGTCACCGGTCATTTTTATGTGAAGATCCCCCAATCCTTCTGATAGAGGATATGGATTTGTTAATGCTCAATACGGTTAACAATCCTTTTAAGATGCGGATTATCCCTTGGCTCATGGATACAATAGATGGCGTGCCGGTAATGGTCTGGGCAGAATGGTAA